A genomic segment from Nocardiopsis sp. Huas11 encodes:
- a CDS encoding ABC transporter ATP-binding protein, whose protein sequence is MIDPFVHHAAEGRAGDPADAPVLGLHGVHQVFATPRGDVPAVAGVDLRVHPGRVLCLVGESGCGKTTTARMAAALARPTTGTVSFRGRDVAAMDRAERSVFRRSVQYIHQDPYASLNPVRTVYSTVSAGLRRHRLVKGRREAREATVELLRRVELTPAEDYLDKYPHQMSGGQRQRVAVARALAMEPEVIIADESTSMLDVSIRVSLLNTLGRLRDDLGVGFLFITHDLAVAKYFARDGEIAVMYLGRIVEQGPTRQVIDDPRHPYTRALVSAVCEPDPDLARSKERVRLRSADIPDLTDLPSGCEFHPRCPLFEPGRCDTARPALAHGHDRLLSCHVVGGG, encoded by the coding sequence ATGATCGACCCGTTCGTGCACCACGCCGCCGAGGGGCGCGCCGGTGACCCCGCCGACGCCCCGGTCCTGGGCCTGCACGGTGTCCACCAGGTCTTCGCCACACCGCGCGGCGACGTCCCCGCCGTGGCCGGGGTCGACCTGCGGGTCCACCCCGGCCGGGTGCTGTGCCTGGTGGGGGAGTCCGGCTGCGGCAAGACCACCACGGCCCGCATGGCCGCCGCACTGGCCCGCCCCACCACCGGCACCGTGAGCTTCCGCGGCCGGGACGTCGCGGCCATGGACCGGGCCGAGCGCTCGGTCTTTCGCCGGTCCGTCCAGTACATCCACCAGGACCCCTACGCCTCCCTGAACCCGGTGCGCACCGTCTACTCCACGGTGTCGGCCGGTCTGCGCCGCCACCGCCTGGTCAAGGGCCGCCGTGAGGCCCGCGAGGCCACGGTCGAGCTCCTGCGCCGGGTGGAGCTGACCCCCGCGGAGGACTACCTGGACAAGTACCCGCACCAGATGTCGGGCGGCCAGCGCCAGCGCGTGGCGGTCGCCCGGGCCCTGGCGATGGAGCCGGAGGTGATCATCGCCGACGAGTCGACCTCGATGCTGGACGTCTCCATCCGGGTCAGCCTGCTCAACACCCTGGGCCGGCTGCGCGACGACCTCGGCGTCGGCTTCCTGTTCATCACCCACGACCTGGCGGTGGCCAAGTACTTCGCCCGGGACGGCGAGATCGCGGTCATGTACCTGGGCAGGATCGTGGAGCAGGGGCCCACCCGCCAGGTGATCGACGACCCCCGCCACCCCTACACCAGGGCCCTGGTCTCCGCGGTCTGCGAGCCCGACCCGGACCTGGCGCGCTCCAAGGAGCGGGTGCGGCTGCGCAGCGCCGACATCCCCGACCTGACGGACCTGCCGTCGGGCTGCGAGTTCCACCCGCGCTGCCCGCTGTTCGAACCGGGCCGCTGCGACACCGCACGGCCCGCGCTGGCCCACGGCCACGACCGGCTGCTCTCCTGCCACGTCGTCGGCGGCGGGTGA
- a CDS encoding ABC transporter ATP-binding protein, whose translation MNDRPATTPPPATTPAPAHDGPLLSVRGVDIGYRTGRRSQVTAVRDVGFDLYPGQSMALVGESGCGKTTLGLGLLRLLPRTGVVSAGEILFRRKDGRRVDVRSLAKEDLRRFRWNEAAMVFQGAMNAFNPVLKVEDHFLDTFRAHEGRGTRRTRAALLDHSARLLEMVRLDPARVLAAHPHQLSGGMRQRALIALALALRPQLLILDEPTTALDILTQRAIVERLTELRDELRFAMVFITHDLGLAAELADRVGTMYAGRMIETGTTRDIFYRSRHPYTRALINSVPPVVGDQAVTESLPGGPPSLSALPEGCSFAPRCAHAASRCSRVRPELEVLHARPEGLSHAAACLRAEDTALFAEGATR comes from the coding sequence GTGAACGACCGCCCCGCCACCACCCCGCCCCCCGCCACCACCCCGGCCCCCGCCCACGACGGACCCCTGCTGTCCGTGCGCGGCGTCGACATCGGCTACCGGACCGGACGCAGGAGCCAGGTCACGGCCGTCCGCGACGTCGGGTTCGACCTCTACCCCGGCCAGTCCATGGCCCTGGTGGGCGAGTCCGGCTGCGGCAAGACCACGCTCGGCCTCGGCCTGCTGCGGCTCCTGCCCCGCACCGGGGTCGTCTCCGCCGGGGAGATCCTCTTCCGGCGCAAGGACGGGCGCCGCGTCGACGTGCGCTCCCTGGCCAAGGAGGACCTGCGCCGCTTCCGCTGGAACGAGGCGGCCATGGTCTTCCAGGGCGCGATGAACGCGTTCAACCCGGTGCTGAAGGTGGAGGACCACTTCCTGGACACCTTCCGCGCCCACGAGGGCCGCGGTACCCGCCGCACGCGCGCCGCGCTGCTCGACCACTCCGCCCGGCTGCTGGAGATGGTCCGGCTCGACCCCGCCCGGGTCCTGGCCGCGCACCCCCACCAACTGTCCGGCGGCATGCGCCAGCGCGCGCTCATCGCCCTGGCCCTGGCACTGCGGCCCCAGCTGCTCATCCTCGACGAGCCGACGACCGCGCTGGACATCCTCACCCAGCGCGCCATCGTCGAACGCCTCACCGAGCTCCGCGACGAACTGCGGTTCGCGATGGTCTTCATCACCCACGACCTGGGCCTGGCCGCCGAACTCGCCGACCGCGTCGGCACGATGTACGCGGGCCGGATGATCGAGACCGGCACCACGCGCGACATCTTCTACCGCTCCCGCCACCCCTACACCCGGGCACTGATCAACTCCGTGCCGCCGGTCGTGGGCGACCAGGCCGTGACGGAGTCCCTGCCCGGCGGCCCGCCCAGCCTGTCGGCGCTGCCCGAGGGCTGCTCCTTCGCGCCGCGCTGCGCCCACGCCGCGTCCCGCTGCTCACGGGTCCGGCCGGAGCTCGAAGTGCTCCACGCCCGTCCCGAAGGGCTCAGCCACGCCGCCGCGTGCCTGCGCGCCGAGGACACCGCACTCTTCGCCGAGGGGGCCACCCGATGA
- a CDS encoding ABC transporter permease has protein sequence MTATTAPAAGVWGSIWQGLTRSTSGFLGLCLVLSVLLFSFVGPLLVDTHNPTDVGLIWGPTNAEHWLGTNHEGKDTFVQLVLGGREPIWVGVAAALITVAIAVVLGGIAGYVRGRVDHLLLQLTDITMTIPFIVLMLVIASFYRTASPLMVAFIIGLVTWPYLMRSIRAQVLSLREREFIEAARLQDLGTARILFVEVLPNMAGYVFINFIIAITNAIYAVVGMYLLGLLPSTADNWGLMIQQAWDNNAFLLPTAIPFLLAPMVMIMLFQIGLVTMSRSLEQALNPRLRDR, from the coding sequence ATGACCGCCACCACCGCCCCCGCCGCCGGCGTCTGGGGCTCCATCTGGCAGGGACTGACCCGCAGCACCAGCGGCTTCCTGGGGCTCTGCCTCGTGCTGAGCGTGCTGCTGTTCTCCTTCGTCGGCCCTCTGCTGGTGGACACCCACAACCCGACGGACGTCGGCCTCATCTGGGGGCCGACGAACGCCGAGCACTGGCTCGGCACCAACCACGAGGGCAAGGACACCTTCGTCCAACTGGTCCTCGGCGGGCGCGAACCCATCTGGGTGGGCGTCGCCGCCGCGCTCATCACCGTGGCCATCGCCGTCGTCCTCGGCGGGATCGCCGGCTACGTGCGCGGGCGCGTGGACCACCTGCTGCTGCAGCTGACCGACATCACGATGACCATCCCCTTCATCGTGCTCATGCTGGTCATCGCGTCCTTCTACCGCACCGCCTCACCGCTGATGGTCGCCTTCATCATCGGCCTGGTCACCTGGCCCTACCTCATGCGCTCCATCCGCGCCCAGGTGCTCAGCCTGCGCGAACGCGAGTTCATCGAGGCCGCCCGCCTCCAGGACCTGGGGACCGCCCGGATCCTCTTCGTCGAGGTCCTGCCCAACATGGCGGGCTACGTGTTCATCAACTTCATCATCGCCATCACCAACGCGATCTACGCGGTGGTCGGCATGTACCTGCTCGGGCTGCTGCCCAGCACCGCCGACAACTGGGGGCTGATGATCCAGCAGGCCTGGGACAACAACGCGTTCCTGCTCCCCACCGCCATCCCCTTCCTGCTCGCCCCGATGGTGATGATCATGCTCTTCCAGATCGGGCTGGTCACCATGTCCCGCTCCCTGGAGCAGGCCCTCAACCCACGACTCCGGGACAGGTGA
- a CDS encoding ABC transporter permease: MATDIAASPPPPDARPPASAADPPALPLRVWRHYLFVKVRKSVVVVFVVANVTFFLARAMPGDPIDVMAGRLTQGGMSMAEARVIATNSLAFDPDAPLWAQWWDFFVGLVTLDLGNTITRPAVGVAEAIAAYLPWTLFSIGVGTVVSIVLGLSLGMVMAYRRNRFLDHALSVAASVLGAVPNYLIAMLLVVGGGLYLGWFDPVALRGTVSPGVAPGFTLEFVGDAFYHAGLPILTYVLAIVGTWMLVMKASTTEVLSEDYVTVARARGLRDGRIAIAYVGRNAVLPLVAQIAISFGTLVGGAVFVERVLVYKGVGGLLLDAVNYRDYPLLQGLLIVVTACVVVANLVADLLYSRLDPRISDQGAATP; the protein is encoded by the coding sequence GTGGCCACCGACATCGCGGCGTCCCCACCGCCCCCCGACGCCCGGCCGCCGGCGTCGGCCGCCGACCCGCCCGCACTGCCGCTGCGCGTCTGGCGCCACTACCTGTTCGTCAAGGTCCGCAAGTCCGTCGTGGTGGTGTTCGTGGTCGCCAACGTGACCTTCTTCCTCGCCCGGGCCATGCCGGGCGACCCCATCGACGTCATGGCCGGCCGACTGACCCAGGGCGGCATGAGCATGGCCGAGGCGCGCGTGATCGCCACCAACTCGCTGGCCTTCGACCCGGACGCCCCGCTGTGGGCCCAGTGGTGGGACTTCTTCGTCGGCCTGGTCACCCTGGACCTGGGCAACACCATCACCCGGCCCGCGGTCGGCGTCGCCGAGGCCATCGCGGCCTACCTGCCCTGGACCCTGTTCAGCATCGGTGTGGGCACGGTCGTCTCGATCGTCCTCGGCCTGAGCCTGGGCATGGTGATGGCCTACCGGCGCAACCGGTTCCTCGACCACGCGCTGAGCGTGGCCGCCTCCGTCCTCGGCGCCGTGCCCAACTACCTCATCGCGATGCTGCTCGTGGTCGGCGGCGGCCTCTACCTCGGCTGGTTCGACCCCGTCGCTCTGCGCGGCACGGTCAGCCCGGGGGTGGCGCCCGGATTCACCCTGGAGTTCGTCGGCGACGCGTTCTACCACGCCGGCCTGCCGATCCTCACCTACGTCCTCGCCATCGTCGGCACCTGGATGCTCGTCATGAAGGCCTCCACCACCGAGGTGCTCAGCGAGGACTACGTCACGGTCGCCCGGGCCCGCGGATTGCGCGACGGACGCATCGCGATCGCCTACGTCGGCCGCAACGCGGTGCTGCCGCTGGTGGCCCAGATCGCGATCTCCTTCGGCACGCTCGTCGGCGGCGCGGTGTTCGTCGAACGGGTCCTGGTCTACAAGGGCGTCGGCGGCCTGCTGCTGGACGCCGTCAACTACCGCGACTACCCGCTCCTGCAGGGGCTGCTCATCGTCGTCACCGCCTGCGTCGTGGTCGCCAACCTCGTGGCCGACCTGCTCTACAGCCGACTCGATCCGCGCATCAGCGACCAGGGGGCCGCGACACCATGA
- a CDS encoding alpha/beta fold hydrolase, with product MRRARTTLATAVALTASLAASLAVAAPVAAAPDSPPIPDDALARFHDQEVDWRQCEEDLLRTLECADIEVPLDYADPEGPSATVAISRRAASDSDRRRGILLTNPGGPGQPGRLVPVSPEEVEGVGIIGDDRVAEVYDLIGMDPRGTGASTPRADCGTDYEMAPPRPDDAEFSGLTRSAIAYQRACAQVDGDVRPHLSTANTARDMDVVRAALGEDRLNYLGWSYGTYLGAVYGSLFPDRLDRSVLDSAVHPDLIWRDVFTLQAPAYSSNVERYTAWLAEHDDLYDMGATPEEVVAAFEETARRLAENPREDIPGLPEGQAYGNDEWDFLVGVAARYQGFWDVFTQDLAYFVHDVPFPEVAAADDPEPAPEPDPVLSGNTDLQTAVLCETGWPSRVSGYYRDMREVREEHPFGIGVIWHAPHPCTFDTAEPVEPLVELERDGYPTGLVIAGEFDAQTAYVGGPALAERLDAPLLTVEDEGGHGFYGAAGLDCVTEAVDAYLVEGAEPADLTCPGMPVPDPRANGTFAAPDGDSGAAGEAVARARAEREAPPLSVPVVR from the coding sequence GTGCGCAGAGCACGCACCACCCTCGCGACCGCGGTCGCCCTGACGGCGTCGCTGGCCGCCTCCCTCGCGGTGGCGGCCCCGGTCGCCGCCGCCCCCGACTCTCCCCCGATCCCCGACGACGCCCTCGCCCGCTTCCACGACCAGGAGGTCGACTGGCGCCAGTGCGAGGAGGACCTGCTCCGGACACTGGAGTGCGCCGACATCGAGGTCCCCCTCGACTACGCCGACCCCGAGGGCCCCAGCGCCACCGTCGCCATCAGCCGCCGGGCCGCCTCCGACTCCGACCGCCGCCGGGGGATCCTCCTCACCAACCCGGGCGGGCCCGGACAGCCCGGGCGCCTCGTCCCGGTCTCGCCCGAGGAGGTGGAGGGCGTCGGGATCATCGGCGACGACCGGGTGGCCGAGGTCTACGACCTGATCGGCATGGACCCGCGCGGTACCGGGGCCTCGACTCCCCGAGCGGACTGCGGGACCGACTACGAGATGGCGCCGCCCCGACCCGACGACGCCGAGTTCTCCGGGCTCACCCGCAGCGCCATCGCCTACCAGCGCGCCTGCGCCCAGGTCGACGGCGATGTGCGGCCCCACCTGAGCACCGCGAACACCGCCCGGGACATGGACGTCGTGCGCGCCGCCCTGGGCGAGGACCGGCTCAACTACCTCGGCTGGTCCTACGGCACCTATCTGGGCGCGGTCTACGGGAGCCTGTTCCCCGACCGGCTGGACCGCAGCGTGCTGGACTCGGCCGTGCACCCCGACCTGATCTGGCGGGACGTGTTCACCCTCCAGGCCCCCGCCTACAGCAGCAACGTGGAGCGCTACACCGCCTGGCTGGCCGAGCACGACGACCTCTACGACATGGGGGCCACCCCCGAGGAGGTCGTGGCGGCCTTCGAGGAGACCGCGCGGCGCCTGGCGGAGAACCCCCGCGAGGACATTCCCGGGCTCCCCGAGGGGCAGGCCTACGGCAACGACGAGTGGGACTTCCTCGTGGGCGTGGCCGCCCGCTACCAGGGCTTCTGGGACGTGTTCACCCAGGACCTGGCCTACTTCGTGCACGACGTGCCCTTCCCCGAGGTGGCGGCGGCCGACGACCCCGAGCCCGCACCCGAGCCGGACCCGGTGCTGTCCGGCAACACGGACCTGCAGACGGCGGTCCTGTGCGAGACCGGCTGGCCGAGCCGTGTGTCGGGGTACTACCGCGACATGCGCGAGGTCCGCGAGGAGCACCCCTTCGGTATCGGCGTGATCTGGCACGCGCCGCACCCGTGCACATTCGACACCGCCGAACCGGTCGAACCGCTGGTGGAGCTGGAGCGCGACGGGTATCCCACCGGTCTGGTCATCGCCGGCGAGTTCGACGCCCAGACCGCCTACGTGGGCGGACCCGCCCTGGCCGAGCGGCTCGACGCCCCCCTGCTCACCGTCGAGGACGAGGGCGGCCACGGGTTCTACGGCGCCGCCGGCCTGGACTGCGTGACGGAGGCGGTGGACGCCTACCTGGTGGAGGGAGCCGAGCCCGCGGACCTCACCTGTCCGGGCATGCCGGTCCCCGATCCGCGTGCGAACGGCACCTTCGCCGCCCCGGACGGGGACTCCGGCGCGGCCGGTGAGGCGGTCGCCCGTGCCCGGGCGGAGCGCGAGGCCCCGCCGCTGAGCGTGCCGGTGGTCCGCTAG
- a CDS encoding septum formation family protein — protein sequence MPTETRRPFRGRTALGTLVAGAALSLTACGPLPLLPPGLGDGEETVSPEPGPEASQAAEPEPEARATISSAPEPEPSESATTGDGAESVGVFDLEEGDCINEVDQENDIVDVPMVDCSGPHDYEVYVSDELDEEGEFPGDQEVSDMTTALCHDEFEDFVGTPYLESELEFTSFFPTPTGWDLYDNREYLCLVYDPAGPVEGTLEDSER from the coding sequence ATGCCCACCGAAACGCGCCGCCCGTTCCGGGGCCGTACCGCCCTGGGGACGCTGGTGGCCGGCGCCGCTCTGTCGCTCACCGCGTGCGGTCCGCTCCCCCTGCTGCCGCCCGGCCTCGGCGACGGGGAGGAGACCGTCTCGCCCGAACCCGGACCGGAGGCCAGCCAGGCCGCCGAGCCGGAGCCCGAGGCGAGGGCGACCATCTCGTCCGCCCCCGAACCCGAGCCCAGCGAATCCGCGACCACCGGGGACGGCGCCGAGTCCGTCGGCGTGTTCGACCTGGAGGAGGGCGACTGCATCAACGAGGTCGACCAGGAGAACGACATCGTCGACGTTCCGATGGTCGACTGCTCCGGCCCCCACGACTACGAGGTCTACGTCTCCGACGAGCTCGACGAGGAGGGTGAGTTCCCCGGCGACCAGGAGGTCAGCGACATGACCACCGCGCTGTGCCACGACGAGTTCGAGGACTTCGTCGGCACGCCCTACCTGGAGTCGGAGTTGGAGTTCACGTCCTTCTTCCCCACCCCCACGGGCTGGGACCTCTACGACAACCGCGAGTACCTCTGCCTGGTCTACGACCCGGCGGGCCCGGTCGAGGGGACCCTGGAGGACTCCGAGCGCTGA
- a CDS encoding septum formation family protein, translating into MSSCSPALRATALSALAVGATVALSGCGVVTQILGGDNNVFDLNVGDCFIDSEMEAVLGGEEVTEIPLVDCAEPHDSEFFVSHEMAEGEFPGMQAINDEATELCEGQAFTDFVGVPWEESALYAYPLTPTEDSWNRIDDREILCYVYNPDEMVTGTMQGAGY; encoded by the coding sequence ATGTCTTCGTGTTCCCCCGCCCTGCGCGCCACCGCGCTGTCCGCCCTCGCCGTCGGTGCGACGGTCGCCCTCAGCGGCTGCGGAGTCGTCACGCAGATCCTCGGTGGTGACAACAACGTCTTCGACCTCAACGTCGGAGACTGCTTCATCGACAGCGAGATGGAGGCCGTGCTCGGCGGCGAAGAGGTCACCGAGATCCCCCTGGTCGACTGCGCGGAGCCGCACGACTCCGAGTTCTTCGTCTCCCACGAGATGGCCGAGGGCGAGTTCCCTGGCATGCAGGCCATCAACGACGAGGCCACGGAGCTGTGCGAGGGCCAGGCCTTCACCGACTTCGTCGGCGTTCCCTGGGAGGAGTCGGCGCTCTACGCCTACCCGCTGACCCCCACCGAGGACTCGTGGAACCGCATCGACGACCGCGAGATCCTCTGCTACGTGTACAACCCCGACGAGATGGTCACCGGCACCATGCAGGGCGCCGGCTACTAG
- a CDS encoding BTAD domain-containing putative transcriptional regulator produces the protein MSLSASARRDPRGLYVGLLGQFVVEVDGVPLRLRGDKRRTVLATLLLRAGQTVPADHLIARVWGTPAGQVNRSALQVHVARARAIFDDHCGRPLIHGGDGGYRVDLEEGESDLLAFRALAAAAGEADSRDDPARHTDLLLRALRLWRSPVLADVASPVLHERDVAPLNEELLRVAEAGCSAALARGEHARAAEHIGPIVADHPERESLIRLQMIALHRAGRPSEALRLYARTRDVLAERLGADPGRELQETFHAILRGDLDRAARVPRQRAEPVLAAAPRSAAPAPQSCATPAELPAAPAVLVGRGAHLAELDRLADPAGPAPGNVLVRGPAGAGSSALALGWAHSVAAHFPDGQVYVNLRRDDGTPREPAEVLRRLVRSLSGGRDDTGDLSVDESAARARSLLARRRVLMVLDNAASTRQVRPLLPGCPECAAVVTSRYWLTDLLVRDGVRALPVGALTAAEAVVLLRSLLGEERCTDAALHRVAQLAGHLPLALRMAVAWLDTHPARSGSDLVRRLEAVDPARCGTPTARMAAVLHAGPEEARHGRGEVPTGHVPPDPSLGDGSFVRLSPG, from the coding sequence GTGTCGCTGAGTGCGTCGGCGCGGCGGGACCCCCGCGGGCTGTACGTCGGCCTGCTCGGCCAGTTCGTCGTCGAGGTCGACGGAGTCCCCCTGCGCCTGCGCGGCGACAAGAGACGCACGGTCCTGGCGACCCTCCTGCTCAGGGCGGGGCAGACCGTGCCCGCCGACCACCTCATCGCCCGCGTCTGGGGCACCCCGGCGGGCCAGGTCAACCGCAGCGCCCTCCAGGTCCACGTCGCGCGGGCCCGGGCCATCTTCGACGACCACTGCGGACGGCCCCTGATCCACGGCGGCGACGGCGGCTACCGCGTCGATCTGGAGGAGGGCGAGTCCGACCTGCTGGCCTTCCGCGCCCTGGCGGCCGCCGCAGGCGAAGCCGACTCCAGGGACGACCCGGCCCGTCACACGGACCTGCTGCTGCGCGCCCTGCGCCTGTGGCGCAGCCCGGTCCTGGCCGACGTCGCCAGCCCCGTCCTGCACGAACGCGACGTCGCGCCCCTGAACGAGGAGCTCCTGCGGGTCGCCGAGGCCGGGTGCTCCGCCGCCCTGGCCCGAGGTGAGCACGCCCGGGCCGCCGAGCACATCGGCCCCATCGTCGCCGACCACCCCGAGCGCGAGTCCCTCATCCGGCTGCAGATGATCGCCCTCCACCGCGCCGGCCGCCCCAGCGAGGCACTGCGCCTGTACGCGCGCACGCGCGACGTCCTGGCCGAACGCCTGGGGGCCGACCCCGGACGCGAGCTCCAGGAGACCTTCCACGCCATCCTGCGCGGCGACCTGGACCGGGCCGCACGTGTGCCCCGCCAGCGCGCCGAGCCGGTGCTCGCCGCCGCCCCCCGCTCCGCCGCGCCGGCGCCCCAGTCCTGCGCCACCCCGGCCGAACTCCCGGCCGCGCCGGCCGTCCTGGTCGGCCGCGGCGCGCACCTGGCCGAACTCGACCGGCTCGCCGATCCCGCGGGCCCCGCCCCGGGGAACGTGCTGGTGCGGGGCCCGGCGGGCGCGGGCAGCAGCGCGCTCGCCCTGGGCTGGGCGCACAGCGTGGCCGCGCACTTCCCCGACGGCCAGGTCTACGTCAACCTGCGCCGCGACGACGGCACGCCCCGTGAACCCGCCGAGGTGCTGCGCCGGCTCGTCCGCTCCCTGTCGGGCGGGCGGGACGACACCGGGGACCTCTCCGTCGACGAGTCGGCGGCCCGCGCGCGCTCCCTCCTGGCCCGGCGCCGTGTGCTGATGGTGCTGGACAACGCCGCCTCCACCCGCCAGGTGCGTCCGCTGCTGCCCGGCTGCCCGGAATGCGCGGCCGTGGTCACCAGCCGCTACTGGCTCACGGACCTGTTGGTGCGCGACGGGGTCCGTGCCCTTCCCGTGGGCGCGCTCACGGCCGCCGAAGCGGTCGTCCTGCTGCGCTCCCTGCTGGGGGAGGAGCGGTGCACCGACGCCGCGCTGCACCGGGTGGCCCAGCTCGCCGGACACCTGCCCCTGGCGCTGCGGATGGCCGTGGCCTGGCTCGACACCCATCCGGCCCGGTCGGGATCCGACCTCGTCCGACGGCTGGAGGCGGTGGACCCGGCGCGCTGCGGAACGCCGACGGCCAGGATGGCCGCGGTGCTGCACGCCGGGCCCGAGGAGGCCAGGCACGGTCGCGGGGAAGTACCGACCGGCCATGTTCCCCCGGATCCGAGTCTGGGTGACGGGTCTTTCGTTCGGCTTTCGCCTGGGTGA
- a CDS encoding MurR/RpiR family transcriptional regulator, giving the protein MAQIPKPSDSRTGHGGASSSSVPTTVLRIRSLIPSLAPAERRVAQYVVDDPERAAASSITQLAKDCATSEATVIRFCRTIDFSGYRELRLALATEAGQARGARSVTPEMTSDIDPDDTLVTVVQKIAYTDARAVEETGAALDVDALRNVVDAMAGARRIDVYGVGASAFVGADLQQKLHRIGLTSFAWADAHVMLTSAAVLDERDVAIGISHTGTTTDTVEALTEAKRRGARTVAITNFPRSPIGFADHVLTTAARETTFRSGATASRLAQLTVVDCLFVGLAQIRYTESRTALETTYEAVRGLRINDDRRRRRSTATPEEPDGA; this is encoded by the coding sequence ATGGCGCAAATTCCGAAGCCCTCGGACTCTCGCACGGGGCACGGCGGGGCCTCCTCGTCCTCCGTGCCCACCACGGTCCTGCGGATCCGGTCGCTGATCCCGTCGCTGGCCCCGGCCGAGCGGCGGGTCGCCCAGTACGTCGTGGACGATCCCGAACGGGCGGCGGCCTCGTCGATCACCCAGCTCGCCAAGGACTGCGCCACCTCCGAGGCCACGGTGATCCGCTTCTGCCGCACCATCGACTTCAGCGGCTACCGCGAACTGCGGCTCGCGCTGGCCACCGAGGCCGGCCAGGCACGGGGCGCCCGTTCGGTGACACCGGAGATGACCAGCGACATCGATCCGGACGACACGCTCGTCACGGTCGTGCAGAAGATCGCCTACACCGACGCGCGCGCGGTGGAGGAGACCGGGGCCGCGCTCGACGTGGACGCGCTGCGCAACGTCGTCGACGCGATGGCCGGGGCGCGGCGGATCGACGTGTACGGGGTGGGGGCCAGCGCCTTCGTGGGCGCCGACCTGCAGCAGAAGCTGCACCGGATCGGCCTGACCTCGTTCGCGTGGGCGGACGCGCACGTGATGCTGACCAGCGCGGCCGTGCTGGACGAGCGGGACGTGGCGATCGGCATCTCGCACACCGGGACCACCACGGACACGGTGGAGGCACTCACCGAGGCCAAGCGCCGCGGTGCCCGGACCGTGGCCATCACGAACTTCCCGCGCTCCCCGATCGGCTTCGCCGACCACGTGCTGACCACGGCGGCCCGCGAGACCACGTTCCGGTCGGGGGCCACCGCCAGCCGGCTGGCCCAGCTGACCGTCGTGGACTGCCTGTTCGTCGGCCTGGCGCAGATCCGGTACACGGAGAGCCGGACGGCGCTGGAGACGACCTACGAGGCGGTCCGCGGGCTGCGGATCAACGACGACCGCAGACGCCGCCGGAGCACGGCGACGCCGGAGGAACCGGACGGGGCCTGA
- a CDS encoding N-acetylmuramic acid 6-phosphate etherase has product MRTDQEDSVHGDTGDATRAGGGGEAVIVRAPTEARNSGTYDIDLLPAIDVLRQINAEDTTVPAAVGAVLPELARAVELGVAALESGAAIHYFGAGTSGRIAAQDAAELPPTYGIPPERVVAHHAGGGDALARAVEGIEDDWEAGRADAAEVRAGALAVGLAASGRTPYVGGALAAARERGATTVLISANPDAPLGRDVDVHVGMSTGAEVIAGSTRMKAGTAQKLALNAFSTAVMVRFGRTYSNLMVGVDASNAKLRGRVVTILVQATGMPEQACADALTAAQGDTRVALVSLLADVDAADAARALNVSRGRVRPALAELGVAADPR; this is encoded by the coding sequence GTGCGGACCGACCAGGAGGACTCTGTGCACGGAGACACCGGAGACGCGACGCGGGCCGGCGGCGGCGGTGAGGCCGTGATCGTGCGCGCCCCGACCGAGGCACGCAACTCGGGGACCTACGACATCGACCTGCTCCCGGCGATCGACGTCCTGCGGCAGATCAACGCCGAGGACACCACGGTTCCGGCCGCGGTGGGCGCGGTGCTGCCGGAACTGGCGAGGGCCGTGGAGCTGGGGGTGGCCGCTTTGGAGAGCGGGGCGGCCATCCACTACTTCGGCGCGGGCACCTCGGGGCGCATCGCAGCGCAGGACGCCGCGGAGCTGCCGCCCACCTACGGGATCCCCCCGGAGCGGGTGGTGGCGCACCACGCGGGCGGCGGTGACGCTCTGGCCCGTGCCGTGGAGGGCATCGAGGACGACTGGGAGGCCGGTCGCGCCGACGCGGCCGAGGTCCGCGCGGGCGCGCTCGCGGTGGGTCTGGCGGCCAGCGGCCGGACGCCCTACGTGGGCGGGGCGCTGGCGGCGGCGCGTGAGCGCGGTGCGACGACGGTGCTCATCAGCGCCAACCCGGACGCGCCGCTGGGGCGCGACGTCGATGTTCATGTGGGGATGAGCACCGGTGCGGAGGTCATCGCGGGTTCGACTCGGATGAAGGCGGGGACCGCGCAGAAGCTCGCGCTCAACGCGTTCTCCACGGCGGTCATGGTGCGGTTCGGCCGGACTTATTCCAACCTCATGGTGGGCGTGGACGCGAGCAACGCCAAGCTGCGCGGGCGTGTGGTGACGATCCTCGTGCAGGCCACCGGGATGCCGGAGCAGGCGTGCGCCGACGCGCTGACCGCCGCCCAGGGCGACACCCGGGTGGCGCTGGTGTCGCTGCTGGCCGACGTGGACGCGGCCGACGCGGCGCGGGCTCTGAACGTGTCCCGGGGCCGGGTGCGGCCGGCGCTCGCCGAGCTGGGAGTGGCCGCCGACCCGCGCTAG